A window of Ananas comosus cultivar F153 linkage group 4, ASM154086v1, whole genome shotgun sequence contains these coding sequences:
- the LOC109709277 gene encoding carbon catabolite repressor protein 4 homolog 1-like isoform X3 has product MLNVLRVHLPSEIPVVGCEITPYVLILKRPENSVSSDDVPESSPVNGCCMQYRWYRNQNDQKVAVCSVHPTSHATLQCLACIKYNVAAPKSFHCTPNCFTDAWQHHRVLHDQAKAAEKYRSVAEESRLNSGGSTSNTGESIGSKTVVDKSGETWFEIGRSRTYTPTTDDIGHILKFECTAIDATSRAPVGNLNTVLTSRVIPAPSPAPRRMMQVGFDARGQFDPDGQSAFSGTFSVLSYNILSDVCASKEQHSYCPSWALSWPYRRQNLLREIIGYRADIVCLQEVQSDHFDEFFGPELEKHGYDAFYKKETSEVYSGQPNSINGCATFFRKDKFIFLKKYEVEFKKAANSVIESVVPATQKKAASHRLAKDNIALIVVLEAKFNSNGSENSGKRQVLCVANTHINVEEDHVDVKLWQVHTLVKGLEKIAASGDIALLVCGDLNTVPGSVPHVYLARGKIDHLRPEAVFDPLGVVHPLSKFNHQLPLVSAYSSFLRTVGYNQSLEQQKRRMDPATNEPLFTNFTRDFIGTHDYIFYAGSPQ; this is encoded by the exons GTATCGCAATCAAAATGATCAGAAGGTTGCTGTATGCAGTGTACATCCAACTTCTCACGCAACACTTCAATGCCTAGCTTGTATTAAGTATAACGTAGCTGCTCCCAAGAGCTTCCACTGCACACCTAACTGCTTCACAGATGCATGGCAGCATCACCGGGTGCTGCATGATCAAGCGAAAGCTGCAGAAAAGTATAGATCTGTAGCGGAAGAATCAAGATTAAATAGTGGTGGATCAACATCTAATACAGGAGAAAGTATAGGCTCAAAAACTGTGGTAGATAAGAGTGGTGAAACATGGTTTGAAATTGGCCGTTCTAGAACATATACACCGACTACTGATGATATTGGTCACATACTAAAGTTTGAATGTACAGCAATAGATGCAACATCAAGAGCACCTGTTGGAAACCTCAATACTGTTTTGACTTCTCGAGTTATTCCGGCTCCCTCTCCTGCTCCCCGTCGAATGATGCAAGTTGGATTTGATGCTCGTGGGCAGTTTGATCCTGATGGTCAGAGTGCATTTTCAGGGACGTTTTCGGTGCTCTCATACAACATTCTCTCAGATGTATGTGCATCAAAGGAACAACACAGCTATTGCCCCTCCTGGGCCCTTTCATGGCCTTACCGGAGGCAGAATTTGTTGCGAGAAATTATTGGTTATCGTGCAGACATTGTTTGTCTCCAGGAG GTCCAAAGTGACCACTTTGATGAATTCTTTGGCCCTGAACTAGAAAAACATGGGTATGATGCTTTTTATAAGAAAGAAACATCTGAG GTTTATAGTGGACAACCCAATTCAATCAATGGTTGTGCAACCTTTTTCCGTAAGgacaaatttatatttctcaaaaaatatgAG GTTGAATTCAAGAAAGCTGCAAATTCTGTAATAGAATCAGTAGTTCCAGCTACccagaaaaaagctgcttcacATCGATTGGCTAAG GATAATATTGCTTTGATTGTGGTTTTGGAAGCTAAATTCAACAGTAATGGATCTGAGAATTCAGGAAAGAGACAGGTTCTATGTGTG GCCAATACACACATAAACGTTGAAGAGGATCATGTTGATGTTAAACTCTGGCAG GTGCATACTCTTGTGAAAGGATTGGAGAAAATTGCTGCTAGTGGTGATATTGCATTGTTAGTGTGCGGAGATCTCAATACAGTGCCCGGAAG TGTTCCTCATGTGTATTTGGCGAGGGGAAAGATTGACCACTTGCGTCCGGAGGCTGTCTTTGATCCCCTGGGAGTTGTTCACCCTCTAAGCAAGTTTAATCACCAGCTTCCTCTG GTTAGCGCATACTCATCTTTTCTGAGGACAGTTGGTTATAATCAGAGCTTGGAGCAACAGAAGAGGAGAATGGATCCTGCAACAAACGAACCTCTGTTCACAAATTTTACTAGGGATTTCATTGGAACGCATGATTACATATTTTATGCTG GTTCACCTCAGTAA
- the LOC109709277 gene encoding carbon catabolite repressor protein 4 homolog 1-like isoform X1, producing MLNVLRVHLPSEIPVVGCEITPYVLILKRPENSVSSDDVPESSPVNGCCMQYRWYRNQNDQKVAVCSVHPTSHATLQCLACIKYNVAAPKSFHCTPNCFTDAWQHHRVLHDQAKAAEKYRSVAEESRLNSGGSTSNTGESIGSKTVVDKSGETWFEIGRSRTYTPTTDDIGHILKFECTAIDATSRAPVGNLNTVLTSRVIPAPSPAPRRMMQVGFDARGQFDPDGQSAFSGTFSVLSYNILSDVCASKEQHSYCPSWALSWPYRRQNLLREIIGYRADIVCLQEVQSDHFDEFFGPELEKHGYDAFYKKETSEVYSGQPNSINGCATFFRKDKFIFLKKYEVEFKKAANSVIESVVPATQKKAASHRLAKDNIALIVVLEAKFNSNGSENSGKRQVLCVANTHINVEEDHVDVKLWQVHTLVKGLEKIAASGDIALLVCGDLNTVPGSVPHVYLARGKIDHLRPEAVFDPLGVVHPLSKFNHQLPLVSAYSSFLRTVGYNQSLEQQKRRMDPATNEPLFTNFTRDFIGTHDYIFYAADRLTVESLLELLDEESLRKDTALPSAEWSSDHIALLAHFRCKPKIRN from the exons GTATCGCAATCAAAATGATCAGAAGGTTGCTGTATGCAGTGTACATCCAACTTCTCACGCAACACTTCAATGCCTAGCTTGTATTAAGTATAACGTAGCTGCTCCCAAGAGCTTCCACTGCACACCTAACTGCTTCACAGATGCATGGCAGCATCACCGGGTGCTGCATGATCAAGCGAAAGCTGCAGAAAAGTATAGATCTGTAGCGGAAGAATCAAGATTAAATAGTGGTGGATCAACATCTAATACAGGAGAAAGTATAGGCTCAAAAACTGTGGTAGATAAGAGTGGTGAAACATGGTTTGAAATTGGCCGTTCTAGAACATATACACCGACTACTGATGATATTGGTCACATACTAAAGTTTGAATGTACAGCAATAGATGCAACATCAAGAGCACCTGTTGGAAACCTCAATACTGTTTTGACTTCTCGAGTTATTCCGGCTCCCTCTCCTGCTCCCCGTCGAATGATGCAAGTTGGATTTGATGCTCGTGGGCAGTTTGATCCTGATGGTCAGAGTGCATTTTCAGGGACGTTTTCGGTGCTCTCATACAACATTCTCTCAGATGTATGTGCATCAAAGGAACAACACAGCTATTGCCCCTCCTGGGCCCTTTCATGGCCTTACCGGAGGCAGAATTTGTTGCGAGAAATTATTGGTTATCGTGCAGACATTGTTTGTCTCCAGGAG GTCCAAAGTGACCACTTTGATGAATTCTTTGGCCCTGAACTAGAAAAACATGGGTATGATGCTTTTTATAAGAAAGAAACATCTGAG GTTTATAGTGGACAACCCAATTCAATCAATGGTTGTGCAACCTTTTTCCGTAAGgacaaatttatatttctcaaaaaatatgAG GTTGAATTCAAGAAAGCTGCAAATTCTGTAATAGAATCAGTAGTTCCAGCTACccagaaaaaagctgcttcacATCGATTGGCTAAG GATAATATTGCTTTGATTGTGGTTTTGGAAGCTAAATTCAACAGTAATGGATCTGAGAATTCAGGAAAGAGACAGGTTCTATGTGTG GCCAATACACACATAAACGTTGAAGAGGATCATGTTGATGTTAAACTCTGGCAG GTGCATACTCTTGTGAAAGGATTGGAGAAAATTGCTGCTAGTGGTGATATTGCATTGTTAGTGTGCGGAGATCTCAATACAGTGCCCGGAAG TGTTCCTCATGTGTATTTGGCGAGGGGAAAGATTGACCACTTGCGTCCGGAGGCTGTCTTTGATCCCCTGGGAGTTGTTCACCCTCTAAGCAAGTTTAATCACCAGCTTCCTCTG GTTAGCGCATACTCATCTTTTCTGAGGACAGTTGGTTATAATCAGAGCTTGGAGCAACAGAAGAGGAGAATGGATCCTGCAACAAACGAACCTCTGTTCACAAATTTTACTAGGGATTTCATTGGAACGCATGATTACATATTTTATGCTG CGGATCGTTTGACGGTCGAATCATTGTTGGAGCTCTTGGATGAGGAAAGCTTGCGTAAAGACACAGCTCTTCCATCTGCTGAGTGGTCATCGGATCACATAGCACTGCTAGCGCACTTTCGGTGCAAGcctaaaattagaaattaa
- the LOC109709372 gene encoding exocyst complex component EXO84B-like yields the protein MASAKSSRSRPTAPASSAAAVGGGAAVEGGANLTDKLKIFKTENFDPDAYVQSKCQSMNEKEIRHLCSYLHDLKKASAEEMRKSVYANYTAFIRTSKEISDLEGELLSIRNLLATQAALIHGLAEGVNIDSLTAGSEGSSEDDFTSAQDQEPSDIQKWALEFPDWIDVLLAERRVEEALDALDKAEHIASEAKQKQTLTTAEILSLQNTISDHRQKLADQLAEAACQSSTRGVELRAAASALKRLGDGPRAHTLLLNAHDQRLKYNMQTIHPTSTSYGGAYTAALSQQVFSVIGQALSDSLEVFGDESSYMSELVLWSTKQAETFAQLVKRHALASCAAAGGLRAAAECAQIAIGHCSLLEARGLSLCSVLLKLFRPSIEQALDANLKRIEESTAALAAADDWALTSPPSATRTSTRTTTTNLVSQPKLSSSAHRFNSMVQDFFEDVGPLLSMQLGGSTLDGILKVFNSYINLLINALPSSMEDEANLEGSTNKIVGIAETESQQLALLANASLLAEELLPRAAMKLSPQYTSGVDDPRKRVADRQNRAPEQREWKRKLQRSVDRLRDSFCRQHALDLIFSEDGDSYLNADMYINMDNTVEEPDWAPSPVFQELYAKLNRMANIAADMFVGRERFATLLMKRLTETVILWLSGDQSFWEDIKEGPKPLGPFGLQQFYLDMQFVILFGQGRHVQQVIYDMIDRAMAAFSSTGMNPDSVLPSDDWFIDVAQETLSRISGRAQAANGDREPNSPTASVSAHSMSSFRSHGSS from the exons ATGGCCTCGGCGAAGTCGTCCCGGTCGCGGCCGACGGCGCCGGcgagctccgccgccgcggtgggcggcggcgccgccgtggAGGGCGGCGCGAATCTCACCGACAAGCTGAAGATCTTCAAGACCGAAAACTTCGATCCCGACGCCTATGTGCAGTCCAAGTGCCAGTCCATGAACGAGAAG GAAATCAGGCACTTGTGCTCGTATCTACATGATCTGAAAAAGGCTTCTGCGGAAGAAATGCGTAAAAGCGTCTATGCTAACTATACAGCATTTATTAG AACATCGAAGGAAATATCAGATTTAGAAGGCGAGCTTCTATCCATCAGAAATCTGCTAGCAACTCAGGCAGCTTTAATTCATGGTTTAGCAGAAGGAGTAAACATTGATTCTCTCACTGCTGGTTCAGAAGGCTCTTCAGAAGACGATTTCACAAGTGCTCAAGATCAAGAACCCTCGGATATTCAAAAGTGGGCATTGGAATTCCCTGATTGGATTGACGTGTTGCTTGCTGAGAGGAGAGTGGAGGAAGCTTTGGATGCTTTAGACAAAGCGGAGCACATAGCATCAGAAGCAAAACAGAAACAGACCCTAACCACAGCAGAAATCTTATCATTGCAGAATACTATTTCTGACCATCGCCAAAAGTTAGCAGATCAGCTTGCCGAGGCTGCGTGCCAGTCTTCAACTCGTGGTGTTGAACTGCGTGCTGCAGCCTCGGCTCTTAAGAGGCTCGGGGATGGGCCTCGCGCTCACACTCTGCTTCTTAACGCTCATGATCAAAGGCTTAAATACAACATGCAAACTATTCACCCGACGAGCACTTCGTATGGAGGAGCTTATACTGCTGCTCTCTCGCAGCAAGTCTTCTCTGTTATTGGTCAGGCTCTTAGCGACTCTTTAGAAGTCTTTGGCGATGAGTCATCCTACATGTCTGAATTAGTATTATGGTCCACGAAACAGGCGGAAACCTTTGCACAGCTAGTAAAGAGGCACGCATTAGCTTCTTGTGCAGCTGCTGGGGGCTTGAGAGCTGCTGCAGAGTGTGCTCAGATAGCTATTGGACATTGTTCGTTGCTTGAAGCTCGTGGGCTATCTCTTTGTTCTGTTCTTCTGAAACTATTCAGGCCCAGCATTGAACAAGCACTAGATGCCAATTTAAAGAGGATTGAAGAGAGTACTGCTGCGTTAGCAGCTGCAGATGATTGGGCACTCACTTCTCCACCATCTGCTACACGTACATCTACTAGGACTACTACAACAAACTTGGTTTCCCAGCCGAAACTATCAAGCAGCGCACACCGCTTCAATTCAATGGTTCAG GATTTCTTTGAGGATGTCGGGCCGCTCCTGAGTATGCAGTTAGGTGGCTCGACCTTGGACGGCATTCTTAAAGTCTTCAACTCATACATTAATTTGCTAATAAATGCACTACCAAGCTCCATGGAAGACGAGGCAAATTTGGAAGGTTCCACAAATAAGATTGTTGGAATAGCAGAGACCGAATCTCAACAATTAGCACTGTTAGCTAATGCATCTTTATTAGCCGAAGAGTTGCTACCTCGAGCGGCCATGAAACTCTCACCTCAATATACTAGTGGTGTGGACGATCCTCGTAAAAGGGTTGCGGATAGACAAAACCGTGCACCTGAACAGAGGGAGTGGAAACGAAAGCTGCAACGTTCCGTTGATAGGTTGAGAGATAGCTTTTGTAGGCAGCACGCTCTTGATCTTATATTCTCAGAAGATGGTGATAGCTATTTAAATGCAGATATGTATATTAATATGGATAATACAGTTGAGGAGCCGGATTGGGCTCCCTCCCCAGTCTTTCAG GAACTATATGCAAAATTGAACAGGATGGCGAACATAGCTGCAGATATGTTTGTCGGCAGGGAAAGGTTTGCTACCTTGTTAATGAAGAGACTCACCGAGACAGTCATTTTATGGCTTTCTGGGGACCAGAGCTTTTGGGAAGACATCAAGGAGGGACCAAAACCTTTGGGTCCCTTTGGTCTTCAGCAg TTTTATTTGGATATGCAGTTTGTGATCCTTTTCGGACAAGGTCGGCACGTGCAGCAAGTGATTTACGACATGATTGATAGAGCTATGGCTGCATTTTCTTCGACTGGAATGAATCCAGACAG TGTCCTCCCTAGTGATGATTGGTTCATCGACGTTGCTCAAGAAACTCTCAGTAGAATAAGTGGTCGAGCTCAAGCCGCCAACGGAGATAGGGAGCCAAATAGCCCTACTGCTTCTGTTTCCGCACATTCCATGTCTTCATTTAGATCACATGGTAGTTCTTAg
- the LOC109709277 gene encoding carbon catabolite repressor protein 4 homolog 1-like isoform X2 — MVVGIAIGASGQRFSGCNCHHHFIGQEGSFKGLSSLSGPLKHESGYRNQNDQKVAVCSVHPTSHATLQCLACIKYNVAAPKSFHCTPNCFTDAWQHHRVLHDQAKAAEKYRSVAEESRLNSGGSTSNTGESIGSKTVVDKSGETWFEIGRSRTYTPTTDDIGHILKFECTAIDATSRAPVGNLNTVLTSRVIPAPSPAPRRMMQVGFDARGQFDPDGQSAFSGTFSVLSYNILSDVCASKEQHSYCPSWALSWPYRRQNLLREIIGYRADIVCLQEVQSDHFDEFFGPELEKHGYDAFYKKETSEVYSGQPNSINGCATFFRKDKFIFLKKYEVEFKKAANSVIESVVPATQKKAASHRLAKDNIALIVVLEAKFNSNGSENSGKRQVLCVANTHINVEEDHVDVKLWQVHTLVKGLEKIAASGDIALLVCGDLNTVPGSVPHVYLARGKIDHLRPEAVFDPLGVVHPLSKFNHQLPLVSAYSSFLRTVGYNQSLEQQKRRMDPATNEPLFTNFTRDFIGTHDYIFYAADRLTVESLLELLDEESLRKDTALPSAEWSSDHIALLAHFRCKPKIRN, encoded by the exons GTATCGCAATCAAAATGATCAGAAGGTTGCTGTATGCAGTGTACATCCAACTTCTCACGCAACACTTCAATGCCTAGCTTGTATTAAGTATAACGTAGCTGCTCCCAAGAGCTTCCACTGCACACCTAACTGCTTCACAGATGCATGGCAGCATCACCGGGTGCTGCATGATCAAGCGAAAGCTGCAGAAAAGTATAGATCTGTAGCGGAAGAATCAAGATTAAATAGTGGTGGATCAACATCTAATACAGGAGAAAGTATAGGCTCAAAAACTGTGGTAGATAAGAGTGGTGAAACATGGTTTGAAATTGGCCGTTCTAGAACATATACACCGACTACTGATGATATTGGTCACATACTAAAGTTTGAATGTACAGCAATAGATGCAACATCAAGAGCACCTGTTGGAAACCTCAATACTGTTTTGACTTCTCGAGTTATTCCGGCTCCCTCTCCTGCTCCCCGTCGAATGATGCAAGTTGGATTTGATGCTCGTGGGCAGTTTGATCCTGATGGTCAGAGTGCATTTTCAGGGACGTTTTCGGTGCTCTCATACAACATTCTCTCAGATGTATGTGCATCAAAGGAACAACACAGCTATTGCCCCTCCTGGGCCCTTTCATGGCCTTACCGGAGGCAGAATTTGTTGCGAGAAATTATTGGTTATCGTGCAGACATTGTTTGTCTCCAGGAG GTCCAAAGTGACCACTTTGATGAATTCTTTGGCCCTGAACTAGAAAAACATGGGTATGATGCTTTTTATAAGAAAGAAACATCTGAG GTTTATAGTGGACAACCCAATTCAATCAATGGTTGTGCAACCTTTTTCCGTAAGgacaaatttatatttctcaaaaaatatgAG GTTGAATTCAAGAAAGCTGCAAATTCTGTAATAGAATCAGTAGTTCCAGCTACccagaaaaaagctgcttcacATCGATTGGCTAAG GATAATATTGCTTTGATTGTGGTTTTGGAAGCTAAATTCAACAGTAATGGATCTGAGAATTCAGGAAAGAGACAGGTTCTATGTGTG GCCAATACACACATAAACGTTGAAGAGGATCATGTTGATGTTAAACTCTGGCAG GTGCATACTCTTGTGAAAGGATTGGAGAAAATTGCTGCTAGTGGTGATATTGCATTGTTAGTGTGCGGAGATCTCAATACAGTGCCCGGAAG TGTTCCTCATGTGTATTTGGCGAGGGGAAAGATTGACCACTTGCGTCCGGAGGCTGTCTTTGATCCCCTGGGAGTTGTTCACCCTCTAAGCAAGTTTAATCACCAGCTTCCTCTG GTTAGCGCATACTCATCTTTTCTGAGGACAGTTGGTTATAATCAGAGCTTGGAGCAACAGAAGAGGAGAATGGATCCTGCAACAAACGAACCTCTGTTCACAAATTTTACTAGGGATTTCATTGGAACGCATGATTACATATTTTATGCTG CGGATCGTTTGACGGTCGAATCATTGTTGGAGCTCTTGGATGAGGAAAGCTTGCGTAAAGACACAGCTCTTCCATCTGCTGAGTGGTCATCGGATCACATAGCACTGCTAGCGCACTTTCGGTGCAAGcctaaaattagaaattaa
- the LOC109709277 gene encoding carbon catabolite repressor protein 4 homolog 1-like isoform X4, protein MLNVLRVHLPSEIPVVGCEITPYVLILKRPENSVSSDDVPESSPVNGCCMQYRWYRNQNDQKVAVCSVHPTSHATLQCLACIKYNVAAPKSFHCTPNCFTDAWQHHRVLHDQAKAAEKYRSVAEESRLNSGGSTSNTGESIGSKTVVDKSGETWFEIGRSRTYTPTTDDIGHILKFECTAIDATSRAPVGNLNTVLTSRVIPAPSPAPRRMMQVGFDARGQFDPDGQSAFSGTFSVLSYNILSDVCASKEQHSYCPSWALSWPYRRQNLLREIIGYRADIVCLQEVEFKKAANSVIESVVPATQKKAASHRLAKDNIALIVVLEAKFNSNGSENSGKRQVLCVANTHINVEEDHVDVKLWQVHTLVKGLEKIAASGDIALLVCGDLNTVPGSVPHVYLARGKIDHLRPEAVFDPLGVVHPLSKFNHQLPLVSAYSSFLRTVGYNQSLEQQKRRMDPATNEPLFTNFTRDFIGTHDYIFYAADRLTVESLLELLDEESLRKDTALPSAEWSSDHIALLAHFRCKPKIRN, encoded by the exons GTATCGCAATCAAAATGATCAGAAGGTTGCTGTATGCAGTGTACATCCAACTTCTCACGCAACACTTCAATGCCTAGCTTGTATTAAGTATAACGTAGCTGCTCCCAAGAGCTTCCACTGCACACCTAACTGCTTCACAGATGCATGGCAGCATCACCGGGTGCTGCATGATCAAGCGAAAGCTGCAGAAAAGTATAGATCTGTAGCGGAAGAATCAAGATTAAATAGTGGTGGATCAACATCTAATACAGGAGAAAGTATAGGCTCAAAAACTGTGGTAGATAAGAGTGGTGAAACATGGTTTGAAATTGGCCGTTCTAGAACATATACACCGACTACTGATGATATTGGTCACATACTAAAGTTTGAATGTACAGCAATAGATGCAACATCAAGAGCACCTGTTGGAAACCTCAATACTGTTTTGACTTCTCGAGTTATTCCGGCTCCCTCTCCTGCTCCCCGTCGAATGATGCAAGTTGGATTTGATGCTCGTGGGCAGTTTGATCCTGATGGTCAGAGTGCATTTTCAGGGACGTTTTCGGTGCTCTCATACAACATTCTCTCAGATGTATGTGCATCAAAGGAACAACACAGCTATTGCCCCTCCTGGGCCCTTTCATGGCCTTACCGGAGGCAGAATTTGTTGCGAGAAATTATTGGTTATCGTGCAGACATTGTTTGTCTCCAGGAG GTTGAATTCAAGAAAGCTGCAAATTCTGTAATAGAATCAGTAGTTCCAGCTACccagaaaaaagctgcttcacATCGATTGGCTAAG GATAATATTGCTTTGATTGTGGTTTTGGAAGCTAAATTCAACAGTAATGGATCTGAGAATTCAGGAAAGAGACAGGTTCTATGTGTG GCCAATACACACATAAACGTTGAAGAGGATCATGTTGATGTTAAACTCTGGCAG GTGCATACTCTTGTGAAAGGATTGGAGAAAATTGCTGCTAGTGGTGATATTGCATTGTTAGTGTGCGGAGATCTCAATACAGTGCCCGGAAG TGTTCCTCATGTGTATTTGGCGAGGGGAAAGATTGACCACTTGCGTCCGGAGGCTGTCTTTGATCCCCTGGGAGTTGTTCACCCTCTAAGCAAGTTTAATCACCAGCTTCCTCTG GTTAGCGCATACTCATCTTTTCTGAGGACAGTTGGTTATAATCAGAGCTTGGAGCAACAGAAGAGGAGAATGGATCCTGCAACAAACGAACCTCTGTTCACAAATTTTACTAGGGATTTCATTGGAACGCATGATTACATATTTTATGCTG CGGATCGTTTGACGGTCGAATCATTGTTGGAGCTCTTGGATGAGGAAAGCTTGCGTAAAGACACAGCTCTTCCATCTGCTGAGTGGTCATCGGATCACATAGCACTGCTAGCGCACTTTCGGTGCAAGcctaaaattagaaattaa